Below is a genomic region from Gemmatimonadota bacterium.
GCCCGGCCACCAACCTCATCTCCGAGCCGCTGGTCCGCCAGGACCACAACTACGACCTGGTGCCAGCCGCCGCGAAGTCCTGGGAGGCCACGCCGGACGGCAATACGTGGCTCTTCCACCTGCGGTCCGGGATGCAGTGGGACGACGGCCGGCCCTTCACCGCCCGTGACTACGTCTTTACCTTCCGCCGGGGAGCGGATCCGGACAATGCCTACGACTTCGAATGGCACTACCGCATCATCAAGAACTGGAGCGACGTTGTCGGCCGGCGGCTTCCCGTGGATTCGCTGGGCGTGGAGGCGATAGACGATACGACGCTGGCCGTCCATACCGAGCAGCCGGTCCCCTACCTGCCCTTCAACCTCATTATGAGTTGGGCTTCGCCGAAGCACGCGGTGGCCAAGTACGGCGAAGAATGGTCAACCCGGGCGGAGACCCATATTTCGTCCGGCCCCTTCAAGGTTACGGAATGGCGCAAGAACGAGATCATCATCCTGGACGCCAACCCGATGTACCGGGGATCTATGCCGCCCCTGCTCGACCAGGTGATCATCCGGGTGTTCTCCCAGTCGGCCGTGCCGCTTATGCTCTCGGCTTATACAGCCGACGAGGTGGACATGATCCTCCTGAACGGGCAGGCGGCGCTCGGACGGGTCAAGAGCGACCCTGTGCTCCGCCATGAATTGCATTCCATGGTCAACTTCGTCACGTTCTACATGACCATGGATACGTATAATCCGCCTTTCGACGATCTGCGTGTCCGGCAAGCCTTCGCCCACTCCATCGACCGCACGGCCCTGACGGATTCCGCCCTGAAGGACGTGGGCGTGGCGGCCTACAGCATGCTGGCGCCCGGTTTCCCCGGCGCGAAACCGGAGGTCTTCCGCCATATGCTGCCCTACGATCCCGAACGGGCCAGGCAGTTGCTGGCCGATGCCGGATACCCCGACGGCAAGGGCTTTCCCCAGGTCGATATCTGGATCCGCACCCATGACTACCAGGCCACCCGCTTGCCCGCGGAGGCCATCCAGGCGATGATCGCCGAAGCGCTGAACGTACGGGTAGGGGTCAGGGTCATCGAACGAAAGGTGTTCACCGACGGCCTCAACAACCACGAGGTGACGCTGGCACTGGTGGCCTACAGCCAGGATTTCCCCGATCCGGCCAACCTGCTCGGGCTCTGGCGGTCCAGGGGACGCCATGCATGGCACGACGACACCTTCGAAAGGCTGATTCACGAGGGCAACGAGTTCATGGGGCCGCCCGAGGAAAGGTACGCCATCTACCACGCTGCCGAACGCAGGCTCGTGGAGAACGTGGGCGGCATCTTCCTCTGGTTCCCCGTGGAGCACCGCCTGTGGAAACCGGATTTCCACAGCCCTACCCTCCAGCCCAACCGCCTCGGAATGGAGGTCTGGTCCAACCTGACCTGGATGAACGGGTATTTCAGGGATACGGATCGTGACGCGGCGGATCAGCCGCGCAACCGCGGTCTCTGGGACTGGCTCAAGTCCGCCCTGGACTGATTTGACCGGCCGACCAGGCTGAACAGACTGACCAGGCTGAACAGACTGACCAGGCTGACTAAGCTGACCGCAAGCTCGCAAGCAGTGTTAGCAGTCTACTTCAGGGGACTTGAAAAACCTTTCAGCGCTTCCTCGTCGATCAGGACACCCAGTCCGGGCCGATCCGTTACGGGAAACGCGCCGCCCGTGGGCTTCGGGGCTTCCAGCGCATAGCGGCACCGCGTGGGAAAGGACTCGTGGCCGTGTTCCATGACCAGGAAGTTGGGGATGGCCGCGGACAGCTGGATGGTCGCGGCGGTGGCGAGCACTCCACCGCCCCCTATGTGGGGTGACACGGGGATATTGTAGGTCTCCGCGAGCACGGCGATGCGTTTCCCCTCGGTCAGCCCCGTTCGCCCGATATCCGGCATCACCACGTCGCAGGTCCTTCGGTCGAAGGCTTCCTTCATCTCGAACCGGGTGCGGTACCACTCACCGTTGGCGACGTGCATGTCCAGTGCCCGGGTCACCTCCGCATGACCCGCCAGGTCTTCGGGCAGGGTTGGCGCCTCCAGCCAGTAGATGTCCAATGCTTCCAGTTCCCGGCCCAGCCTGATCGCCCCGCCCACGTCGAATTCGGTATGCACGTCCACCATGACGGAGATGTCCGGACCGACGCGCTCGCGGACGGCCCTGGCGATGGCGACGGTACCGGCGCGGTCCCTGGACGGGGACAGTTTCAGTCCGCGGTAGCCCGCGGCCACGAGTCTTTCGGCCCGGTCCGCCGCGGTGGCGGGGTCGCGGCCGGCGCATCCCGAGTAGATTTCGACCCGGTCCCGGAACCGTCCCCCAAGCAGTTTATGGACCGGCAGGTCCAGCGCTTTTCCTTTCAGGTCCCACAGGGCGATATCGCACGCGGCGAGGGCGTCGACGTAGAAACCGGTCGGATGTCCCCTTTCCCGCATGCCGTCGTAGAGTTGCTGCCACAGGAACTCCACGTCGAAGGGGTCCGCGCCGATCAGAACGGGACGGCACAGGTTCTCCACGATGGTCCGCGTCGTATCGGGCAATATGGGACTCTGCCCTTCACCGTAGCCGACCAGGCCCTCTTCGGTCGAGACGCGCACCACCAGGGTCTCGTGCATGTCGGACTTGAAGGCATGCCTGTTTTCCGGGATGAAATACGGTGAGGAAGCACCGGGTTCGGGGGATACGCCGTGTGCTCCCGGTCCGGTCGCTCCCGAGCCGTCCGTTCCCTGGCTTACACGCAATTCCTGGCCGGCTTCTCTCGGGATTCGTACCGCGAAAGCTTCGACGTTCGATATTTTCATCATCTCAATCCTCCGGTCGCTCGCCGGCCGGCGCCATCTTCACCAGCCTGGGTTCGAAGCGGGCCACCACCTCCACCAGGTCGGTCTGCGCCGCCATCACTGCTTCGATATTCTTGTATACGAAGGGGACTTCGTCGAGACCGGCGGACATAAGCGTGACGCCTTTCTCCCGAAGCAGCCGGTTGGCGTCCTGCCAGTTCAGGCTCCGGATCGCCCGTTTCCGGCTCATCACGCGGCCTGCGCCGTGGGCGGCGGAGTTCATCGACGCACGATTGCCCTTTCCGCGGACCACGAAGGCCGGACTCGCCATCGAGCCGGGTATGATGCCCAGTACGCCCGGGCCTGCCGGCGTAGCGCCCTTGCGATGTACGATTGCTTTCCGGTCAGGTCTACGGCCGTGCAGGTCGGACTGGCCGTGCAGGCCGGACTGGCCGTGCTGGTCGCGCTGACCGGACCGGCCGGGGACGGCGATCTTTTCCTTCCACGCGAAATTGTGGTGGTTCTCCAGGTCCAGCAAAACTTCCGCACCGAGGTGGCCGGCCATGTGCCGGTGTATACATGCGTGGTTGGCCTCCGCGTAATGGCCCATAAGCTCCATGGCCGCCCAGTATTCCTGTCCCGGCTCGGTGTCCAGGTCCAGCCAGGCCAGGTGCCGCTGTTCCCGGGACAGTTCGGGGCGCATGGACATGGCCAGCCTGCTGTAATAGGAGGCGACCATGGCGCCGGTCCCCCGGCTTCCGCTGTGGGAGAGCAGGGCGAGGTAGGTGCCAGTATCGAGCCTATTCAACGGCTCATTCAACGTCAGTTCGCCGAATTCGACGAAATGGTTGCCGCTCCCGCTGGTGCCCAGTTGGCTCCAGGCCTTGTCCTTCGCTTTTTTGGTCACGGGAGAGACGGACCAGTTCCGGTCGAGGACCGGGTGGTTCCGGCGCTTCTTGAATCGGGCCCCCACGCCGAAGCGCGTCTCCGCCGAGATGGCCTTCTTCAGGCGGTCCGTACCCCGGTCGTGCCGCAGCGTGCCCAGCGGCAGGTCCAGGACGGTCAGTTTCATCCGGCAGGCGATGTCGACGCCCACGGCGTAGGGAATGACCGCGTTGTCCGTGGCCAGCACGCCGCCGATGGGCAGGCCGTAACCCACGTGGGCGTCCGGCATCAGCGCGGCGGCCACGGCCACGGGAAGCGCACAGGCCCGCTCCATCTGCTGGATCGACTGCTCGTCCAGGTCCCGTCCCCACTGCCGGTAGGGTATGCGATCTGCCAAAGCGGTCATGTCCTCTCAGAAGCCGGCAATCTGGCGTCCGCTGAAGGTGAGCCGGAACATGAGCCGTTCGTAACGCGTGTCGTCAAAGGGCGTCGGGGCGTGCAGCGTGCACCGGTTGTCCCAGACCACCAGGTCGCCCGGACGCCACCCGTGCATGTAGGTGTAATCTTCTCCGGTCGCGTGGGCCTGCAGATCGTTCAGCAGCGCCGATCCCTCCGCGGGCGACATCCCTTCGACGGATTCTATGTGGCAAAGGGGCAGGTAGAGGGATTTTCGACCGGTCTCCGGGTGTCGCGCGACCAGGGGCCGGACGATCGGGGGAAACTGTGCCAGTAGTGCTTCACTTAGTGGCGGGCGATGCGGATTCTTCTTCCTGAGCAGTTCGTTGAGATGGTTGTAGGAATGGACGGTCCGGATGGAATTGGTGCGTGCTTTGACTTCGTCCGGCAGGTGCTCGTAGGCCGCGGTCATGCCCGCGAAGCCCGTTTCCCCGCCCTCGGGGGGCGTGCGGATGCAAAACAGGCAGGATCCGACGGGCTGGGGATGGCGGAATGAATCGTCCATGTGCCACAGCAGCGGCGGCGGGTCCGCCTGGATGAAGAGCGCGGTGTACTTTCCGTTCTCCTTCGCGTTCCCGATGCGCAGGATGTCGGGGAACCCCGGAACCAGGAAGGCCGGATCATATTTCTCGTTGCCCTCGGGTGTCCCGAACCGGGTTACGAACCGGCGGAGATGGGAGGGTTCGATATGTCCCTGGTTACGGATGACCACCAGTCCGCCTAACGCGTGAAAAGCGTCCACGGCTTCCTTGACCATGGCTTCATCGAGCCGTGCGAGGTCCACGTCTCCGAGTTCGGCACCGAACCCGGACCGGGTCAGCGAAGTGTATCCGGACGTTTCAGCCATACCGGAAGGGTATCCTGGATCAGCGCAGTTTTCCGCGGCCGAGAATGGGCCAGACCGTCTCGACGACTCCGTTGCGGATCCCGTAGAGGTGGTCGTGGAGGAACAGGGTGACGTCGGTGTAGGCCACCATGAGATCTAGTTTGTCCCCGACGGCGATCTCGTGATTCGGGTCGGTGAAGGTCACGGTCCCGTGTTCCGCGGACATGCGCACGCTCTCCACGTCATCGACGCCCACCGGCATGGGCATGCCGAACCACGCGGGCACCGTCTTGAACCCGGCGTCCACGATCAGCCGGTCCGGTTCGGGGCGGCTGGTGACCGTGACGTGCACGAAGATGGCGGGGTCGGTCCGAACCCCCCACAGGGTGTACATCACGTCGTTGAAGATCGCGCCGCCGGCCTGGATCTCGGTGATCCCTTCCAGGTCGGGCGTGACCGACAGGGTGCCGCTTCCTCCGCCGCTCACGATATCGCAGGGCAGTCCCGCGGCCCGGCAGCGCTGTGCGGAGTCCACGAGATCTCCCACGGCCCGCCTGATCTCCCCGTGTTTCCAGTCGGAGTCTTCGTCCACGCAGGCGTGACCCTCCCAGGCCATGACCCCCCGGAAACGCAGGCCGGGGGTCTGGTGGACCTTCCGGGCAAGCTCGACGACCGGTTCGCCGGGCCGGACGCCGGCCCGCTCCATGCCCGTGTTCAGTTCGACGAGCACGCCGACCTCGACGCCGGTTTCCACCGCAGTGCGGCCCAGTTCCTCCAGCGTGGCGTCGCTGTCGACGGCGACCTTCACGTCCGCTTGCCTGCAGAGACGAGCCAGGCGGATGTATTTCGGCGGTCCGACCACCTGGTTGGCGATGAGGACGTCCTCGACTCCGCCCGCGGCCATGACCTCGGCTTCACCGAGCTTGGCGCAGGTGACGCCGATGGCGCCGGCCTTCAGCAACATGTGGGCAATCGCCGGGATCTTGACCCCCTTGATGTGCGGGCGCCAGTCCACGCCGGCTTCCTTCAGCCGATGCCCCACGGTGCGGATGTTGTTTTCAAGACGATCCAGGTCAACCCAGAGGACCGGGGTGTCCAGATCTTCCTTGCGCGTTCCGATCTCGTCCAAAGTTTGATCCCTCACTAGGTTCACCACGGGCCTTACGCGGTGTGGGTCTCCGGCAGACCAGGGCAAAAAAGACATAGCTCACGAGATTTCGTCGGTTATCACCGACTGAACATTTTGTACCATGTCGGCGAGAATACGTCAAGGATGTTCAGAGACCCCATTGCCAATATACGGAGGACATCATGGAGATTGCAGGACTTCTGATCCAACCGGCCGTTTTGCTGGCGGCCTTCGTCTTCTTCTGGCGGGAAGCCAAGGCAGGACGCCAGGAGCTGAAGGTCGAACTGAAGGTCGAGATGCAGAACATGGAAACGCGTATGCAGAACATGGAAACGCGTATCCGGGAAGACATCGGGAAGATGGAGCACCGGATCGCCCGGATCGAAGATATCATGCTCAGTCAAAAACAGACTTCATAACCACAATATCTGAAGAGAGGCGGGACTATGGAAAGCGGAACGCCAGGGAGATCTGAAACAACGAGCAGTCCGTTATCCCTGGTACCGGACGTCTTTGAAGGGTGAAACCAACGGGGCGTCCGGGCAATGCAGCCGGCCGTTCACGACCCATCCGCAGTTTCGCGCCTCGAGTTCAGACACGAGATATCCCTCCCACTGCTCCAATTCCTTTTCATAGGCCGGGTCGCTCACCAGGTTGCGGCACTCGCCGGGGTCCTCGTCCAGGTCGAAGAACTGCTTCTGATCGATTCGCGGCAGCCAGATGAACTTCCGGTGGCCGTCGGTCACGTACTGCATCTCCTGTTCGGGCGCGTAGCACCAGCAGTGCTCGCCGTGCAGGTAGTCTCGCCAGCCTTCGGTTTTGCCCCGCATCAGTGGGAGGAGGCTTTGTCCTGTCACTGTGGGCGGCACGTCCAAGCCAGCCGCGTCCAGGATCGTGGGCATGATGTCGCGGAGTTCGGCCACGCCGTCCGGAACGGGTGCCTTGACCTCTTCATTCCAGGCAGGCGGCGGGCAGACGATCAGCGGAATCCTCGCGCTCCCCTCGTAGGCGTAGGTCTTGCGCCAGAGATGGTGGTCGCCCACCATGTCGCCGTGGTCGGATGTGAAGATGACCCAGGTGTTGGACCAGGCCTCCGGCTCGTGCCGCTCCATCCAGTTCTTGAGCCGGCCGATCTGCGTGTCGATGAAGGAAATCTCCCCGTAGTACCCGGACCTGCCGCGATGGATGCGTGCGGCCGACTGCTTCCCGTGCCATGCGTTCAGGTCCGTGGCGTCGAAGGGCACGTCGTGCATGTCCGCCCAGTCGCCGATGTACGGCGGCGGGGTTTCCCGGTCGTGGTAAAGGTCGAAGTACCATGCGGGCGGCACGTACGGCGAATGGGGCCGGGCGAAGCTGATGTTGAGGAAGAAGGGTTTCACGCGGTCGCGCCGCGCGATGTGATGGATCGCCCTGCTCATGGTCCAGGCCGTCGGATGGAGGTATTCCTCTGTATGCCACGGACGACCGATCCACGAGTTCCAGTTGACCCCGTGATCGTCCGGCGTGATATCGCGCCGTTTCTCCCGGTCGAACCACTGGCGGTATTCGTCCCGCAGGCCCTGGGCGATCAGCCGGCCGGATTCGTCCAGTTCCGCTGACTGGAAGCCCATGTCCGCGCGCTGCGGCGTGAAGTGGCCCTTCCCGACCAGGTGGGTGGCATATCCCGCGTCCGCCAGCGTGCCGGCCAGGGTATGGGGGAAGTCGTTGGGTATCGGCCCCTGTCCCCGCCCCATGCCGAGGACGCCCGTGTGCCACTGGTCCATGCCGGTCATCACGGTCGAACGGGCGGGAATGCAGGAAGGGACCGCCGTGTAGGCGTGGGGAAACCGCGCGCCCCGTGCGGCCAGGTGGTCCAGGTTGGGTGTTTCCGCTACCGGATGTCCGTCGCAGCTCATGCAGTCGCCGCGCATCTGGTCCGCCATGATGAAGATGACGTTGGGACGGGACATGGTTTTCTGCTCCTGAATGACGCGCTCCTGGATGACGCGGAGTCCGGCAATGAGCCCGGCGGATGGGATTCATAACTTACGTGTCCCGTGTTTGCTGTCAAGATCGGAAGCCTTCCTCACATCACGGTAAATGACTACGGTATACGACTACCGTTAAGCCGTTAATCCCCTTGACATTGGGGCGGTCTCCTCCACATTTCATGCAGGGCAGGGCCGTCGATATTCGAGACCTCGGGATCCCGTCAAAGGAGGCATGCGCACATGGCTGCGCGCGACAAACCCATATCAGATGATGAGCGGGCATTCTGGGCGGACATACGGCGCCAGTTCTACCTCGAGGACGGCGTGACATTTCTCCAGGGCGGCTCGGTGGGTCCATCGGCGAGACCGGTCATCGAGCAGGTGATCGATTGGCTGCGGCAGGTGGAGGAGAACCCGCTGCGCAACCAGGGTGGCGGGCTCATGCGGTCCCTGGTCGAGTCGGCCCGCGAGAAAGTCGCCGATTTCACCGGGTCTTCCGCGAAAAACATGGCCCTGGTTCTCAACACCACGATGGGCATGAACGTCCCCGCCCGCGGGTTGCCCCTGCAGCCCGGCGGAGAGGTGTTGATGAGCGACCAGGAATACCCTTCCGTCCAGCGCATGTGGGAACACATGGCCAGGACGCAGCACGTGCTGATCCGGAAGGTTCCCCTGCCGACGCCGCCCGATTCACCGGGGGAGATCGTCGACGCCTTCGCCGCCCATATCACACCACGTACCCAGGTCATGGTCTTCTCCCACGTCTACTGCACCACGGGTCTTGTGGCGCCCGTTGACGAACTGACCACCCTGGCCCACGACCACGGCGCCGTGGCCGTGGTGGACGGCGCGCACGCGGTCGGCATGGTGCCGGTCGATATCGAAGCCTGGGGGTGCGATTTCTATGCAAGCAGTACGCACAAGTGGCTGCTCGCGCCCAAGGGGACGGGCATCTGCTATGTCGCGGATCCCTATCTGAGCGCGTTGCCGGCGCCCATTCTGGGATACAATACCTTTCCTGTGACCCACGCACGCCGGTTCGACGTGACGGGGACACACGACACGACGCACTTCGCCGGACTGGGCGCCGCCATCGATTTTCAATTGGACATCGGATGGGAAGACCGGATCAGGCCCTATTGCCTGGGTCTGGCCCGGTACTTGCGCGAACTGATCACGACAGAGATCGATGGCGCCCGCATGACCGTGCCCCCCGGACCCGATATGTCCGGATTCCTGACTTCCTTTACCATCGATGGCTGCAATCTCCAGAAGATCGTTCAGCTCATGTGGGAGGAATATCGCATACAGATCGCCGGCACACGGGCCGGCCATCTGCCCGTTTTCCGCATATCCACGCACTTCTACGACAGTTACGAGGATATCGACCGGTTCATCGATGCGTTGAAGGAGGTGCTCGCCACCCGGCGGGACGAGCTGTTCGAAGAACGGGATTGACCCGGAACCCATGCTCAGACTCGAATTCGACCGCGGGACCATCCTGGTGCACGGCGACCGGGACCAGGTGGACGCGCTGTCCCTGCCCGGCTGCGCGTTCGACCGCCGGGTGGCGCTGCACCGCGCGCCGGCGCGTCATTACCGCGAGATCATCACCCGGCTCAACGACCGGGGCATCCCCCACCAGGACGACGCCCGGTCCTACGGGAAGCTGGACTTGTCCTTCCAGTCGGACCGGTCCCCCTTTCCCTACCAGCAGGAGGCCGTGGACGCCTGGTGGAAGGCGGGCGGACGGGGCATCGTCGTACTGCCGACCGGCGCGGGCAAGACGTTCGTCGCGCTCATGTGCATGGCCCGCGTCCAGCGCGGCACGCTGGTCGTCGTCC
It encodes:
- a CDS encoding arylsulfatase: MSRPNVIFIMADQMRGDCMSCDGHPVAETPNLDHLAARGARFPHAYTAVPSCIPARSTVMTGMDQWHTGVLGMGRGQGPIPNDFPHTLAGTLADAGYATHLVGKGHFTPQRADMGFQSAELDESGRLIAQGLRDEYRQWFDREKRRDITPDDHGVNWNSWIGRPWHTEEYLHPTAWTMSRAIHHIARRDRVKPFFLNISFARPHSPYVPPAWYFDLYHDRETPPPYIGDWADMHDVPFDATDLNAWHGKQSAARIHRGRSGYYGEISFIDTQIGRLKNWMERHEPEAWSNTWVIFTSDHGDMVGDHHLWRKTYAYEGSARIPLIVCPPPAWNEEVKAPVPDGVAELRDIMPTILDAAGLDVPPTVTGQSLLPLMRGKTEGWRDYLHGEHCWCYAPEQEMQYVTDGHRKFIWLPRIDQKQFFDLDEDPGECRNLVSDPAYEKELEQWEGYLVSELEARNCGWVVNGRLHCPDAPLVSPFKDVRYQG
- a CDS encoding RtcB family protein → MTALADRIPYRQWGRDLDEQSIQQMERACALPVAVAAALMPDAHVGYGLPIGGVLATDNAVIPYAVGVDIACRMKLTVLDLPLGTLRHDRGTDRLKKAISAETRFGVGARFKKRRNHPVLDRNWSVSPVTKKAKDKAWSQLGTSGSGNHFVEFGELTLNEPLNRLDTGTYLALLSHSGSRGTGAMVASYYSRLAMSMRPELSREQRHLAWLDLDTEPGQEYWAAMELMGHYAEANHACIHRHMAGHLGAEVLLDLENHHNFAWKEKIAVPGRSGQRDQHGQSGLHGQSDLHGRRPDRKAIVHRKGATPAGPGVLGIIPGSMASPAFVVRGKGNRASMNSAAHGAGRVMSRKRAIRSLNWQDANRLLREKGVTLMSAGLDEVPFVYKNIEAVMAAQTDLVEVVARFEPRLVKMAPAGERPED
- a CDS encoding peptide ABC transporter substrate-binding protein — encoded protein: MTMQRITIIVSLILFLPVSELSAQRVNSIGVEMPEDAAPPEHQRLRFFEMDGTYMEWFKTIYKRSPATNLISEPLVRQDHNYDLVPAAAKSWEATPDGNTWLFHLRSGMQWDDGRPFTARDYVFTFRRGADPDNAYDFEWHYRIIKNWSDVVGRRLPVDSLGVEAIDDTTLAVHTEQPVPYLPFNLIMSWASPKHAVAKYGEEWSTRAETHISSGPFKVTEWRKNEIIILDANPMYRGSMPPLLDQVIIRVFSQSAVPLMLSAYTADEVDMILLNGQAALGRVKSDPVLRHELHSMVNFVTFYMTMDTYNPPFDDLRVRQAFAHSIDRTALTDSALKDVGVAAYSMLAPGFPGAKPEVFRHMLPYDPERARQLLADAGYPDGKGFPQVDIWIRTHDYQATRLPAEAIQAMIAEALNVRVGVRVIERKVFTDGLNNHEVTLALVAYSQDFPDPANLLGLWRSRGRHAWHDDTFERLIHEGNEFMGPPEERYAIYHAAERRLVENVGGIFLWFPVEHRLWKPDFHSPTLQPNRLGMEVWSNLTWMNGYFRDTDRDAADQPRNRGLWDWLKSALD
- a CDS encoding aminotransferase class V-fold PLP-dependent enzyme, which translates into the protein MAARDKPISDDERAFWADIRRQFYLEDGVTFLQGGSVGPSARPVIEQVIDWLRQVEENPLRNQGGGLMRSLVESAREKVADFTGSSAKNMALVLNTTMGMNVPARGLPLQPGGEVLMSDQEYPSVQRMWEHMARTQHVLIRKVPLPTPPDSPGEIVDAFAAHITPRTQVMVFSHVYCTTGLVAPVDELTTLAHDHGAVAVVDGAHAVGMVPVDIEAWGCDFYASSTHKWLLAPKGTGICYVADPYLSALPAPILGYNTFPVTHARRFDVTGTHDTTHFAGLGAAIDFQLDIGWEDRIRPYCLGLARYLRELITTEIDGARMTVPPGPDMSGFLTSFTIDGCNLQKIVQLMWEEYRIQIAGTRAGHLPVFRISTHFYDSYEDIDRFIDALKEVLATRRDELFEERD
- a CDS encoding TauD/TfdA family dioxygenase; translated protein: MAETSGYTSLTRSGFGAELGDVDLARLDEAMVKEAVDAFHALGGLVVIRNQGHIEPSHLRRFVTRFGTPEGNEKYDPAFLVPGFPDILRIGNAKENGKYTALFIQADPPPLLWHMDDSFRHPQPVGSCLFCIRTPPEGGETGFAGMTAAYEHLPDEVKARTNSIRTVHSYNHLNELLRKKNPHRPPLSEALLAQFPPIVRPLVARHPETGRKSLYLPLCHIESVEGMSPAEGSALLNDLQAHATGEDYTYMHGWRPGDLVVWDNRCTLHAPTPFDDTRYERLMFRLTFSGRQIAGF
- a CDS encoding DSD1 family PLP-dependent enzyme, with the protein product MSFLPWSAGDPHRVRPVVNLVRDQTLDEIGTRKEDLDTPVLWVDLDRLENNIRTVGHRLKEAGVDWRPHIKGVKIPAIAHMLLKAGAIGVTCAKLGEAEVMAAGGVEDVLIANQVVGPPKYIRLARLCRQADVKVAVDSDATLEELGRTAVETGVEVGVLVELNTGMERAGVRPGEPVVELARKVHQTPGLRFRGVMAWEGHACVDEDSDWKHGEIRRAVGDLVDSAQRCRAAGLPCDIVSGGGSGTLSVTPDLEGITEIQAGGAIFNDVMYTLWGVRTDPAIFVHVTVTSRPEPDRLIVDAGFKTVPAWFGMPMPVGVDDVESVRMSAEHGTVTFTDPNHEIAVGDKLDLMVAYTDVTLFLHDHLYGIRNGVVETVWPILGRGKLR
- a CDS encoding mandelate racemase/muconate lactonizing enzyme family protein gives rise to the protein MMKISNVEAFAVRIPREAGQELRVSQGTDGSGATGPGAHGVSPEPGASSPYFIPENRHAFKSDMHETLVVRVSTEEGLVGYGEGQSPILPDTTRTIVENLCRPVLIGADPFDVEFLWQQLYDGMRERGHPTGFYVDALAACDIALWDLKGKALDLPVHKLLGGRFRDRVEIYSGCAGRDPATAADRAERLVAAGYRGLKLSPSRDRAGTVAIARAVRERVGPDISVMVDVHTEFDVGGAIRLGRELEALDIYWLEAPTLPEDLAGHAEVTRALDMHVANGEWYRTRFEMKEAFDRRTCDVVMPDIGRTGLTEGKRIAVLAETYNIPVSPHIGGGGVLATAATIQLSAAIPNFLVMEHGHESFPTRCRYALEAPKPTGGAFPVTDRPGLGVLIDEEALKGFSSPLK